One window of Syntrophales bacterium genomic DNA carries:
- a CDS encoding TIGR00730 family Rossman fold protein — translation MHEKQYIVDDLTKNDTWRMFNIMAEFVEGFDVLSRIHPAVTIFGSARSHPNSSNYKTTEKVARLLGENGFNVISGGGPGVMEAANKGAAAAGSKSVGLHIHLPKEQKPNKYANVRLDFKYFFVRKVMFVKYAVAYIIMPGGFGTLDELFEALTLIQTRRIKPFPVILINSDYWKGLSDWINKTLIGEKHISKSDIDLLRFVDTPEEAVDIIKKTVII, via the coding sequence ATGCATGAAAAACAATATATTGTTGATGACCTTACAAAAAACGATACCTGGAGAATGTTTAACATAATGGCTGAATTTGTGGAAGGCTTTGATGTCCTGTCCAGAATTCATCCGGCTGTGACTATTTTTGGGTCAGCCAGATCCCATCCCAATAGTTCCAATTATAAAACCACGGAAAAGGTAGCCCGGCTACTGGGAGAAAACGGATTTAATGTTATTTCCGGTGGAGGACCCGGGGTTATGGAGGCAGCCAATAAAGGGGCTGCGGCGGCTGGGAGCAAATCAGTGGGTCTCCATATACATCTCCCTAAGGAGCAAAAACCCAATAAGTATGCCAACGTCCGGCTCGATTTTAAATACTTTTTTGTCAGAAAGGTCATGTTTGTAAAATATGCCGTAGCTTATATCATTATGCCTGGGGGCTTTGGAACCCTTGACGAACTTTTTGAAGCCCTGACCCTGATTCAGACCAGAAGGATAAAGCCCTTTCCTGTTATTCTTATAAATTCTGATTACTGGAAAGGCCTGAGTGACTGGATAAATAAAACTCTGATCGGGGAAAAACATATATCAAAATCAGACATCGACCTTTTAAGGTTTGTGGACACTCCGGAAGAAGCCGTGGACATAATAAAGAAAACAGTAATAATTTAA
- a CDS encoding glycine--tRNA ligase subunit alpha yields the protein MSPNYAQQRRENVTFQELILALEKYWDNKGCIIQQPYDIEVGAGTFNPATFLRALGPEPWNVAYVEPSRRPTDGRYGENPNRLQHYYQYQVIMKPSPFDIQELYLDSLKSFGIDPLDHDIRFVEDDWESPTLGAWGLGWEVWLDGMEITQFTYFQQVGGIDLDPICAELTYGIERIAMYLQEIDNVYDLEWTQGIKYGDVHHKGEVEFSIYNFEEADTEMSRKLFDMYEAESLRMAEKNLVLPTYDYCLKCSHIFNILDARGAISVNERTSYIGRVRNLARLSAEGYLKQREEMGYPLMGKWKTNQ from the coding sequence CTGTCCCCAAACTATGCTCAACAGAGGAGAGAAAACGTGACCTTTCAGGAATTAATATTGGCTCTTGAAAAATACTGGGACAATAAGGGGTGTATTATACAACAACCATACGATATTGAGGTAGGAGCAGGAACCTTCAACCCTGCAACCTTTCTCAGAGCCCTCGGCCCGGAACCGTGGAATGTCGCTTATGTCGAACCTTCCCGGAGACCCACGGACGGCAGGTACGGAGAGAATCCTAACAGACTTCAGCACTACTACCAATATCAGGTTATAATGAAGCCGTCACCATTTGACATACAGGAGCTCTACCTTGACTCCCTTAAAAGCTTCGGTATAGATCCTCTCGATCATGATATTCGCTTTGTGGAAGATGACTGGGAATCCCCCACGCTGGGTGCCTGGGGTTTAGGTTGGGAGGTCTGGCTCGACGGAATGGAAATAACCCAGTTCACTTATTTTCAGCAGGTTGGAGGAATAGACCTTGACCCCATATGCGCCGAATTAACCTACGGAATTGAGCGAATCGCCATGTATCTTCAGGAGATTGACAATGTATACGATTTGGAATGGACACAGGGCATAAAATATGGGGATGTACACCACAAGGGAGAAGTTGAATTCTCCATCTACAATTTTGAAGAAGCCGATACCGAGATGTCAAGAAAGCTTTTCGATATGTATGAGGCAGAATCTTTAAGAATGGCTGAGAAGAATCTGGTACTCCCCACTTACGATTACTGTCTCAAGTGTTCACATATCTTCAACATCCTCGATGCACGGGGTGCTATAAGCGTTAACGAGCGCACCAGCTACATCGGCAGGGTAAGAAACCTGGCAAGACTCAGCGCTGAAGGATATCTAAAGCAAAGAGAAGAAATGGGATATCCCCTTATGGGAAAGTGGAAAACAAATCAATGA